A stretch of the Nicotiana tabacum cultivar K326 chromosome 6, ASM71507v2, whole genome shotgun sequence genome encodes the following:
- the LOC142182130 gene encoding uncharacterized protein LOC142182130, with translation MSEFPPPTDDGAMVAHDNVGSKRHRRPSVRLGDIGGYDSSFDQHQRRPKSLMKSPSNKQFYEKFNNRTNVEGEGNGDANLDNVAIDSWKIRNLKSKKGPITKKMRGIGNVNGRKTATRVSEEGPTTDTEARDWNWGSQRNGVKVWLNQLGLGRYASLFEIHEVDEEVLPMLTLDDLKDMGISAVGSRRKMYCSIQNLNKGFS, from the exons ATGTCGGAGTTTCCGCCACCGACGGATGACGGAGCAATGGTTGCACACGACAACGTTGGCTCCAAACGCCACCGTCGTCCCAGCGTCCGGCTAGGTGACATCGGCGGCTATGATTCTTCTTTCGACCAACACCAACGAAGGCCCAAATCTCTCATGAAGTCTCCGTCCAACAAG CaattttatgaaaaattcaaTAATAGGACTAATGTTGAGGGGGAGGGTAACGGGGATGCAAATTTGGATAATGTTGCCATTGATAGTTGGAAAATTAGGAATTTGAAATCCAAGAAAGGTCCAATAACCAAGAAAATGAG AGGAATTGGTAATGTGAATGGTAGGAAGACGGCGACTAGGGTTTCAGAGGAGGGCCCAACTACTGATACAGAGGCCCGAGATTGGAACTGGGGTTCACAGAGGAATGGGGTTAAGGTGTGGCTGAACCAGCTGGGACTTGGTCGGTATGCCTCTTTGTTTGAGATTCATGAGGTTGACGAAGAGGTTTTACCAATGCTAACGTTGGATGATCTTAAGGATATGGGAATCAGTGCAGTCGGATCGCGAAGAAAAATGTATTGCTCAATTCAGAATCTAAATAAAGGGTTCTCTTGA